The sequence CGCAGCGAACCGCGCGAGATGGTGATCAACATCGCCCAATGTGGTTTCGATGACAGCAAGACGCTTGAACAGATGCGCTGCCGCCACTTCATTCGTGACGCCCATGCCGCCGTGCAATTGAACCGCCTGCTGACCGACGAAACGGGCGGCCTGACCGACCCGTGCCTTCGCCGCGGAGACCGCGCGGCGACGTTCGTCGGCGTCTGCGCTCGTGTAACGCACGGCCGCGAGATACGTGACCGAACGCGCCTGCTCGGCGTGAATCAACATCTCGACCATGCGATGCTGCAAGGCCTGAAAACGCGCGATGGGCTGGCCGAACTGCTGGCGCGTTTTCGTGTACTCGAGCGTTGCGTGGTTCAGTGCGTCGAGCGCGCCGACCGCTTCCGCACACAGCAAGACCGTGCCGTAGTCTGCGATGTGCTCGAGGGCCGCAGCTCCAGCGTGTTTGCCGATGAGCTGACGTGCCGGCGTACCATCGAACTGGAGTGTCGCAGCGCGCTGGCCGTCGATTGTGCGGTAGTCGGTGAGTTTGACGCCGGCCGCATCGCGGGCGACCACAAAGAGCGCGATCTCGCCATTCAGCCTAGCCGGCACGATCCAGTAATCCGCTTGCGCGCCGTGCAGCACAACCGACTTCGTGCCGGTCAACGTCTGCCGATCGCCCTGTCCGTTCGCAACGGTCTCGACCTCGAACAGGTCGTAACGTGCGTGCGGCTCGTGAAACGCCACTGCCAGCTTGATCTCGCCCTGAGCCGCGCGTTCGAGCAGCGAAGCGTCTTCGCCCTGCCCGGTGCCCGCAATCCGGAGTGCTTCGACACCCACCGCAGTCGCCCAATAAGGCTCGATCACCAAAGCCCGGCCAAGCTCCTGCATGACCACCAGCATGTCGATCGGGCTGCCATTGAAGCCACCCTGCGCTTCCGGCACCGGCAACGCGGTCAGACCGAGTTCGGTAAAAGCTGTCCAGTGCGCATCCGACACACCGGATTCCGATTGCACGATCGCCTGGCGCGCTTCGAATCCGTAGCTCTTGTCCAGATAGCGGCGCAGCGCGTCAGCGAATTGCTGTTGTTCGTCGTTGAAAGTGAAGTCCATGCGCCGCTCCTCAAAGTCCCAGAATCATCTGCGCGATGATGTTCTTTTGAATTTCGTTCGAGCCGCCGTAAATCGACGTCTTGCGGAAGTTGAAGTAGTACGCGGCCAGCGGTGCGGCGTCATCGTCACCGGCGAGGCTATGCTCACGTTCGCCTTCAAGGAACGGCACGTCGAATGGCGCGGCGAGCGGTCCGACTGCTTCGAACATCAGCTCAGTCAGCGCTTGCTGCACTTCCGTGCCCTTGATCTTGAGCATCGAGGCTTCAGGTCCTGGCCCACGTCCGCCCGTTTCATTGGCGACCACGCGTTGCACGGTGACTTCGAGCGCCATCAGTTCGATCTCGAGGTTCGCGACTTTCGCGGCGAACACAGGATCTTGCAGCAACGGTTTGCCGTTCTTCTTCTGATCCAGCGCGAGCCGCTTCAGGAAGACGAGTTCGCGCTTCGATTGGCCGACGCGCGCAATACCCGTGCGCTCGTGCCCGAGCAGGTACTTCGCATAGGTCCAGCCTCGATTCTCTTCGCCGACCAGATTGTCGACCGGCACCTTTACGTCTTCGAAGAAGACTTCGTTGACTTCGTGGTCTTCGTCGAGCGTGATGATCGGGCGCACGGTAATACCGGGCGTTTTCATGTCGATCAGCAGAAACGAGATGCCCTCCTGCTTTTTCGCGCCGCTGTCGGTGCGCACGAGGCAGAACATCATGTCCGCGTACTGGCCCAGCGTAGTCCAGGTTTTCTGACCGTTGACCACATAGTGATCGCCAACGCGCTCGGCACGCGTGCGCAGCGAGGCCAGGTCGGAACCGGAGCCCGGCTCGGAATAACCCTGACACCACCAGTCTGTACCGTCGAGTATGCGCGGCAGATAGTGGCGCTTCTGCGCCTCATTGCCATACTTCATCAGCACGGGGGCCACCATCGAGACGCCGAACGGCAGCACGGACGGCGCGCCGATACGCGCGCACTCTTCGTCCCAGATATGCCGTTGGGTCGCGTCCCAGCCTGGGCCGCCGTATTCTTTCGGCCATGCGATAACCGACCAGCCCCGCGTGCCGAGCAGCTTGTGCCAGCCTGCGAAGTCTTCGCGGTTCAGACGCTTGTGGTTGAGTACTTTGTCGCTCAGCTCGCGAGGCAGATTCGCTTCGAGCCAAGCGCGGATGTCGGCGCGGAACGCGTCGTCAGCGGGGGAATAGTCCAGATTCATGCGTCGTGTCTCCTGGCCGCGACCGCCCGCTGCCAGTGAGCCACTGCGCTATTGCAGCGGTTCCTTCAAGGCAGCCGGGACCGGCAGCGGCATCACTTCGATGCCTTCTTCGACCAAGGCTTTCGCGTCTTCCAGTGTCGTGACACCGCGAATATTGCGTGCGGGCGCTTCGTTGTAATGAATGCGCCGTGCTTCCTCGGCGAAGCGGTCGCCCACGTTCTCAGTCTTTTCCAGTACCTCGCGCAGGGCACGCATGACGCGCGCCTGCATTTCTCCCGTATCCGCAGGGACTTTCGCTTCAGTCGCGCCCGACAGATTCAGGCGCGGCGCCGACGGCAAACGGCTCACTTCATTCGCACCGCAGATCGGACATTCGACGAGCTTGCGGGACTGCTGCGACTCGAAGTCATCAGCCGAAGCAAACCAGCCTTCGAACCGATGGCCATGCGGACACTGTAAATCGAGGACCTTCATGTGGAATCAGGGCTTGCGTGCCAGTTTAGCGCAAAATGGAAATTTGTGAACGGTCGTTCGTAAATTTTTACGGACGGCGCGTTGACGCCAGGCGCCGGTGACAAATCGAACGCGGTGGGCGATTTTAACGCTTTGCGCAACGGACTGCCGAAGATGCCTCAACCGGCGAACGGAACACCGCCCCCGCAGATGAAAGGGCGCGCTGATCGTATGGGGTTCATGGGCTCGCTCGCCTGCCGCTGCGTTCCTCTTAAGCCACAAGCAACTCGAGCCGGCGATTAAGCCGCGGTTCGAGTTCGAGTGCCTCTTTGGCGAGGTTGATCTGCTTGGCCGATCTCGCGACGTCGAATACGTCTGCCTTGATGTCATACCCGCCGCGCGCGGCCAGCCAGTCGAGGATGTCCGACAGATGCCACACCGACGCGCTACCCTCGTGAACCGGTGGCGGAAAATCGATTGCATGGCTCAACATCAGCTTGCGCATGTTTTGCCGTGACACGCCCGCTACCTCAGCGGCATCCGTAAGTCCGACGAAATCCGGCCCCGCCTCGACAAGGCGCGCAGACGGCACTGCCTGCTTGATATCTTTGAGCGCGCTGACAAGCGCTTCAAACGCCGACGCGCCTTCGCGGGCAAAAACCAGCGCAATGCGCCCCGGTTGCCCCACGCCGATCGTCGCGTCGTCGCATCCGGCTTCGCCCAGTCGCTCGACGATCCCGTCAAGATCGCAGTCTTCCGCAGCGAGCCGGTACTTCAAGGTGAACACATATTCCATAAGCTACTCCTGCCTTCATTCAGCTTCGGGCTTTTGCCCTTCGAACACTTTTACTGCCGGCGAGTCGTGCAGTTGTCGACGATGCGCCTGAGGTGCTTTGCGTGATTGCCGGGATTTTTCGGCGTACTCCACACACTCGAAATACAGAACTCGCCGCAACGACATTCCGCGTCGTTGTAAGGACAGTACATCTTTCCCCAAGCGTGACCTTTACCACCGCCCTGGACACGCCAGCCGTTTCTTTCCGCGTAAGCCAGTGCGGCCTCGACCTCTTTCTTGGAATGGATCCCACGAACCATCTATACCCTCCAATTTAGGGCAGCAGCGCATGGTTGTCAAGTGACAACCATGCGCTGCTGCAACCACGACCGAATCCATCTCACACCCTTCGTTATCCAAAATAAGCATGATGACGAACCCGGTTGCCAGACGTCGATACTAGAGCGGCAACGGCCGTGAGGCGAGACTGTCAGATGGCATAGGACGGAACCCATTTTTCAGACATAGGGGTAACGTTTTGAGTCGATATCATGGCCGCAATGACAAAGCCCCTGCCGGTCTATGACCGGCAGGGGCTTTTTGCAGATTTTGCAGTCGGCGCCTGACCCGTGCCCGTTCTGCGTTCTGAACCGAGCGCGCTATTGCGGCTCGGCCATCGGCCAGGTACCCGACAATACCTTCTCCAGCCAGAACGTGCCGATGATGGTTTTCACGTCCGTCACCTTGCCCGTACGTACCCATTCCAACATATCGGTGACGCTGGCGGTGAACAGTTCAAGGAATTCACCGTCGTCGAGTTTGCGCTCGCCGGCAGCCAGCCCACGCGCCAGGTAAATATCGATGAACTCCGTCGAGTAGGAAATGATCGGATGAATGCGCGTCAGATAGACATACTCGCGCGCCGTATAACCTGTCTCTTCCTGCAGTTCGCGTTTCGCGCAGGCCAGCGCGCCTTCGTTCGGATCGAGCTTGCCCGCCGGATACTCGACCATGACCTTGCCCATCGGATAGCGGTACTGGCTTTCCAGCAACACGCGGCCGTCGTCGAATAGCGGAATCACCATCACGGCACCCGGATGCTGAACGTACTCGCGCGTGGCGCGCTTACCGTCCGGCAAGCGGACGGTATCGCATTTGAGCGTGAGGAATGGCCCTTGGTGGATCGTTTTGCTCTCGAGACAGGTCTCGGTGAGCGCGGCGTCGTGATCGGGAAGTTCAGCCATATGCGACCTCAGGACAGCTTGGTGCGCGACGGCGAGACGCCGTCAGCGACGTTTGACGAGATACTGGAAGGTAAAGCCGGGGAATGCGAATACGACGAACAGCGCGAACGTGATCGCGTAGAACTGCCACCCCTGTTCGAAGCGGTTACCCGCGCGCGCTTCCAGCAGAAAACCGAGCGTGCCGACCACAAAGTACAGCACGATCAACTCGGCGATCCGGATCCAGGCGCTCTTCTTCGCCGCTTTCAACGGCACGGCGGCGAAGAGACGCTGATTCAGGAACGGCAGGTTGGCGCCGACCAGCGCCAACAACACGATAAACCAACCCGCAGCCGACATCAGAGCAGCAGCGTGTGCTGGATAGCCTGCAGGCAGGCCTTCAACAGCGGATCCGGTACGATACCGAGCACCAGCACGGCAACGCCATTGAGCGCCAGCAAAGCACGCGTGCTGGTGTCGGCGACGATCGGCGACTTGTCTTGCGGTTCGTCGAAGTACATCAGCTTGACGATACGCAGGTAGTAGAAGGCACCGAACAGCGACGTGATCACGGCCAACACGGTCAGCCAGGTCAAACCGGCATTCATGGTTGCCTGCAGCACCGCGAGCTTGGCGTAGAAGCCGACTGCAGGCGGGATGCCGGCGAGCGAGAACATCATCACCATCATGACGAACGCGAACACCGGGCTGCGTTGATTCAGGCCCTTGAAGTCTTCGAGCGTGTCCGCCTCGAAATCGCGGCGTGCCAGCAGCATGATGACGCCGAAGGTGCCCAGCGTCGTAATCAGGTAGACGATGCTGTAGTACATCGCCGAACCGTACGCATTGGCCGCGCCGGTCGTCTTCTGATCCACCACGCCGGCCAGCAGGCCGAGCAGCACAAAGCCCATGTTCGAAATCGCCGAGTACGCGAGCATACGCTTGACGTTGCGTTGCACGATACCGGTGATGTTGCCGACGATCAGCGACAGCGCCGCCAGGATCACCAGCATTTCCTGCCATTCGACCGCCAGTGGCAGCAGGCCCATCACGAGGAAGCGCAGGCCCCACGCGAATGCCGCCACCTTCGGACCGCCGCCGACCATCAGCGTCATGGCCGTCGGGGCGCCCTGATACACGTCAGGCACCCACATGTGGAACGGCACCGCACCCATCTTGAACGCCACGCCTGCCACGATGAAGATCACGCCGAACAGCAGCACGCTCGGATCGTAGTGGCTCGTGCCGATCGCCTTGAACACTTCGTTCAGGTCGAGCGAGCCGGTCGCGCCATACAGCATCGAAATGCCATACAGCAGGAAGCCGGAAGCCAGCGCGCCGAGCACGTAGTACTTCATTGCAGCTTCGTTCGACTGCGCCGCGTCACGACGCAATGCAATCGCAGCGTACAGCGACAACGACATCAGTTCCAGACCGAGGTACAGCGTCAGGAAGTTGTTGCCGGAGATCATCACGAGCTGGCCGAGCAGCGAGAACATGCCCAACAGGAAGAACTCGCCGCGGAACAACCCGCGATCCTCGAGGTACCGGCGCGAATAAACGATCGACACGGCATAGCCGAGCGTCACCACGGCTTTCATCACATTGGCGAACGAATCCACCACATACATGTGACCGAAGAAGTAGTGCACCTGCGGGTCGAACGCGTTCACCGCGAACCAGATGCCGGCAATCAGCGTCGAAAAGAACGCGATGAAATACGTGGTACGGCGACCGGCCTGGCCGACGAACGTGTCGTTGAGCCACGCAACGACAACGGCGAGCATCACCAGTGCGTCGGGCAACAAGGCAGTCATAGGGGCGTTTTGCATGATCTTTAGATTCCTCCGCTCTGCATTACTGTGGCAACGGCAGCTTGGACTGCGCGACGTGGGAGAGGAGGTTTTCCACGGATACGTGCATCACATCGGTAAAGGGCTTCGGATACAGGCCCATGAACAGCGTCAGTGCAGCGAGCACTGCCAGCATGAAAAATTCGCGACGGTTGATGTCGAGAAGACCCTTCACGTGATCGTTGGCGACCGCGCCGAAGTACACGCGCTTGTACATCCACAGCGTGTAGGCCGCACCGAGAATCAGCGTGACAGCCGCACCGCCTGCGATCCAGAAGTTGTACTGGACAGCAGCCAGAATCACCATGAACTCGCCGACGAAACCGGAAGTACCCGGCAAGCCGCAATTGGCCATCGAGAACAACATCACGAACGCTGCGAACTTCGGCATCACGTTCACCACACCGCCGTAATCGGCGATCTGACGCGAGTGCATACGGTCGTACAGCACGCCGATGCACAGGAACATCGCGCCCGACACGAAACCGTGCGAGATCATCTGCACGATCGCGCCTTCCATGCCGAGCTGATTGAAGATGAAGAAGCCGAGCGTCACGAAACCCATGTGCGCGATCGACGAATACGCGACCAGCTTCTTCATGTCGGTCTGCACCATCGCGACCAGACCAATGTAGATCACTGCGATCAGCGACAGCGTAATGACGACCGGTGCGAGGAAGTGGCTTGCGTCCGGTGCGATCGGCAGCGAAAAACGCACGAAACCGTAGGCGCCCAACTTCAGCATGATCGCGGCCAGCACGACCGAGCCGCCGGTCGGTGCTTCCACGTGGGCGTCAGGCAACCACGTGTGAACCGGCCACATCGGCACCTTCACCGCGAAGGCCAGGAAGAACGCTATGAATAGCAATATCTGCGGCGTCATGCCGATCTGCGCGTTCTGCCACGTAGCCAGATCGAAGGTGCCGGTCTGCGTGTACAGGTACAGCAACGCGACCAGCATCAGCAGTGAGCCCATCAGCGTGTACAGGAAGAACTTGAACGCCGCATACACGCGGTTCGCCCCACCCCACACGCCGATGATGATGTACATCGGGATCAGCGTCGCTTCGAAGAACACGTAGAACAGCATGCCGTCCGCGGCGCTGAACACGCCGACCATGATGCCGGACAGGATCAGGAACGAAGCCAGGTACTGGCCCACGTTCTTCGTGATGACTTCCCACGCGGCGATCACGACGATCACCGTAATCAATGCGGTCAACACAACGAACCACATTGAGATGCCGTCGACACCCAGGTGGTACGTGATATTGAAGCGCTCGATCCAGTTCGCCTTTTCGACGAACTGCAGATCGGCCGTGCTCGAATCAAAACCCGTAATCAGCGGGATCGTCACGATGAAGCTGACGACCGAGCCGATCAGCGCAACCCAACGCGCCGGAGCCGGGTTTCGGTCGGAACCGATAGCCAGGACCAGGAGACCTACGAGGATCGGTAACCAGATCGCGATACTGAGAATCGGATAAGCGTGCATTAGTGTCCCTCGCCTTATTTGCCGCCGAGCGTTACAAACAGGGTCAGGAGCCCCAACATGCCGATAATCATGGCAAACGCGTAGTGGTAGATATAGCCGGATTGGAGGAATCGGATCACGCCGGCAAACCAGCCGATAAAGCGCGCGCTGCCGTTGACGATGCCGTCGATAACCACGACGTCGCCTTCCTTCCAGAGACCCCGGCCAATTGCCACAGCACCCCGTGCGAACACGACTTCGTTGATCTTGTCCATGTAGTACTTGTTGTCGAGCAGCGTGTAGATCGGACCGAACGCGCGCTTGATGACAGCCGGCAGATCAGGACGAACCAGGTACAGGAACCACGCGACCACCACACCCGCGAGTGCCAGCCAGACCGGCAGACCCGAGACGGAATGCAGGCCCATCGACGCCCAGCCCTGGAATTCCTCAGCCATGTCACGCACCGCAGGATGGTTTTCGCTGACGAAGATCACCTTGTCGAACGCCACACCGTGCTGGAAGAAGTCACCGAACAGCAACGGCCCGATAGCGATCGCGCCGATCACCACCGACGGAATCGCCAGCAGCACGAGGGGCAACCACACCACCCACGGCGTTTCATGCGGCTCGTGCGCGTGGTCGTCGTGACCATGACCATGGCCGTGTGCGTCATGGCCGTGACCGTCGTGCGCATGTGCTGCGGCCTCGATGCCCATCGGCGATTCCGGATGCTTAGGATCGCGGAAACGCTCCTTGCCGTGGAACACCATGAAGTACATACGGAACGAATACAGCGCAGTAACGAACACGCTCGCCACCACGGCGAAGTACGCGAAACCCGAACCCGGCAGATGCGAGAACTTCACTGCGTCGATGATCGAGTCTTTCGAGTAGAAGCCCGCGAAAAACGGCGTACCGATCAGCGCCAGCGAACCAACCAGCGACGTGATCCACGTGATCGGCATGTACTTGCGCAGGCCGCCCATGTTGCGCATGTCCTGATCGTGGTGCATGCCGATGATCACGGAACCCGCGCCGAGGAACAGCAACGCCTTGAAGAACGCGTGCGTCATCAGGTGGAAGATGGCGACCGAGTAAGCCGATGCGCCGAGTGCGACCGTCATGTAACCGAGCTGCGACAGCGTCGAGTAAGCCACCACGCGCTTGATGTCGTTCTGGACGATCCCGAGGAAGCCCATGAACAGTGCCGTGATCGCACCGATCACCATCACGAACGACAGCGCCGTATCCGACAGTTCGAACAGCGGCGACATACGTGCGACCATGAAGATACCGGCCGTCACCATGGTTGCCGCGTGAATCAGTGCGGAGATCGGCGTCGGACCTTCCATCGAA comes from Burkholderia sp. GAS332 and encodes:
- a CDS encoding transcriptional regulator, AlpA family encodes the protein MEYVFTLKYRLAAEDCDLDGIVERLGEAGCDDATIGVGQPGRIALVFAREGASAFEALVSALKDIKQAVPSARLVEAGPDFVGLTDAAEVAGVSRQNMRKLMLSHAIDFPPPVHEGSASVWHLSDILDWLAARGGYDIKADVFDVARSAKQINLAKEALELEPRLNRRLELLVA
- a CDS encoding ADP-ribose pyrophosphatase, which translates into the protein MAELPDHDAALTETCLESKTIHQGPFLTLKCDTVRLPDGKRATREYVQHPGAVMVIPLFDDGRVLLESQYRYPMGKVMVEYPAGKLDPNEGALACAKRELQEETGYTAREYVYLTRIHPIISYSTEFIDIYLARGLAAGERKLDDGEFLELFTASVTDMLEWVRTGKVTDVKTIIGTFWLEKVLSGTWPMAEPQ
- a CDS encoding NADH dehydrogenase subunit N; translated protein: MQNAPMTALLPDALVMLAVVVAWLNDTFVGQAGRRTTYFIAFFSTLIAGIWFAVNAFDPQVHYFFGHMYVVDSFANVMKAVVTLGYAVSIVYSRRYLEDRGLFRGEFFLLGMFSLLGQLVMISGNNFLTLYLGLELMSLSLYAAIALRRDAAQSNEAAMKYYVLGALASGFLLYGISMLYGATGSLDLNEVFKAIGTSHYDPSVLLFGVIFIVAGVAFKMGAVPFHMWVPDVYQGAPTAMTLMVGGGPKVAAFAWGLRFLVMGLLPLAVEWQEMLVILAALSLIVGNITGIVQRNVKRMLAYSAISNMGFVLLGLLAGVVDQKTTGAANAYGSAMYYSIVYLITTLGTFGVIMLLARRDFEADTLEDFKGLNQRSPVFAFVMMVMMFSLAGIPPAVGFYAKLAVLQATMNAGLTWLTVLAVITSLFGAFYYLRIVKLMYFDEPQDKSPIVADTSTRALLALNGVAVLVLGIVPDPLLKACLQAIQHTLLL
- a CDS encoding NADH dehydrogenase subunit M, whose product is MHAYPILSIAIWLPILVGLLVLAIGSDRNPAPARWVALIGSVVSFIVTIPLITGFDSSTADLQFVEKANWIERFNITYHLGVDGISMWFVVLTALITVIVVIAAWEVITKNVGQYLASFLILSGIMVGVFSAADGMLFYVFFEATLIPMYIIIGVWGGANRVYAAFKFFLYTLMGSLLMLVALLYLYTQTGTFDLATWQNAQIGMTPQILLFIAFFLAFAVKVPMWPVHTWLPDAHVEAPTGGSVVLAAIMLKLGAYGFVRFSLPIAPDASHFLAPVVITLSLIAVIYIGLVAMVQTDMKKLVAYSSIAHMGFVTLGFFIFNQLGMEGAIVQMISHGFVSGAMFLCIGVLYDRMHSRQIADYGGVVNVMPKFAAFVMLFSMANCGLPGTSGFVGEFMVILAAVQYNFWIAGGAAVTLILGAAYTLWMYKRVYFGAVANDHVKGLLDINRREFFMLAVLAALTLFMGLYPKPFTDVMHVSVENLLSHVAQSKLPLPQ
- a CDS encoding NADH dehydrogenase subunit L — translated: MSTTLNENLLLAIPLAPLAGSLIAGLFGKAVGRAGAHTVTILGVAVSFILSVMVFLQVMDGASFNATVYEWMAIGKTKFEIGFLVDSLTALMMCVVTFVSLMVHIYTIGYMADDDGYQRFFSYIALFTFSMLMLVMSNNFLQLFFGWEAVGLVSYLLIGFYFTRESAIYANMKAFIVNRIGDFGFLLGIGLLFAFAGSMNYGDVFAKRTELAALNFPGTDWGLLTVACICLFIGAMGKSAQFPLHVWLPDSMEGPTPISALIHAATMVTAGIFMVARMSPLFELSDTALSFVMVIGAITALFMGFLGIVQNDIKRVVAYSTLSQLGYMTVALGASAYSVAIFHLMTHAFFKALLFLGAGSVIIGMHHDQDMRNMGGLRKYMPITWITSLVGSLALIGTPFFAGFYSKDSIIDAVKFSHLPGSGFAYFAVVASVFVTALYSFRMYFMVFHGKERFRDPKHPESPMGIEAAAHAHDGHGHDAHGHGHGHDDHAHEPHETPWVVWLPLVLLAIPSVVIGAIAIGPLLFGDFFQHGVAFDKVIFVSENHPAVRDMAEEFQGWASMGLHSVSGLPVWLALAGVVVAWFLYLVRPDLPAVIKRAFGPIYTLLDNKYYMDKINEVVFARGAVAIGRGLWKEGDVVVIDGIVNGSARFIGWFAGVIRFLQSGYIYHYAFAMIIGMLGLLTLFVTLGGK